One genomic segment of Nonomuraea coxensis DSM 45129 includes these proteins:
- a CDS encoding DUF3696 domain-containing protein has protein sequence MITYLRLQNFKAWADSGKIQFGPITAFFGSNSSGKTSFLQSILLLKQTAESADRGRVFDLGGPASLVSLGTFNDITFRHDSDRTVGIDIGWREDEPFQIRNTETERRSAIAASDDLSLSTRVREIRNFPVVQRVEYGLGDLRFSLTRSRSGKDEYALESNDYPFKRVQGRPWPLPSPGKFYSFPDQVRAYYQNAAFLSDLELQFENLCSRVYYLGPLRQDPARQYIWSGGRPIDVGRRGELAVEALIASQADGKTNARGFVKRKDGPRRTRLITVEEHVASWLKELGLIHSFAVESVDDRGTLYRVQVTRSAGSTPVLLTDVGFGVSQILPVLVLLAYAPEGATVILEQPEIHLHPAVQSGLADVIIEAAKVRNIQVVVESHSEHFLTRLQRRIAERDVGRGIRLEPEDCLLYFCQTDGAASRIDRLDLDAFGNITNWPDDFFGNPFEEAAAMNRAARNRAIDEKTG, from the coding sequence ATGATAACATATCTCAGGCTGCAAAACTTCAAGGCTTGGGCGGATAGCGGAAAGATTCAGTTCGGCCCTATCACTGCCTTCTTCGGAAGTAACTCGTCCGGAAAGACGAGCTTTCTGCAAAGCATACTGCTGCTCAAACAGACAGCGGAGTCGGCGGATCGGGGCCGCGTCTTCGACCTGGGCGGGCCGGCATCGCTGGTGAGCCTGGGAACATTCAATGACATCACGTTTCGGCACGATTCTGATCGAACCGTCGGAATTGACATCGGATGGCGTGAGGACGAGCCTTTCCAGATCCGGAACACGGAGACCGAGCGGCGAAGCGCGATCGCCGCGAGTGACGACCTCAGTCTGTCCACCCGGGTTCGCGAGATACGAAACTTTCCGGTCGTCCAACGAGTCGAGTACGGACTCGGCGACCTGCGCTTCTCGCTGACGCGCAGCAGAAGCGGCAAGGACGAGTACGCGCTGGAGTCCAACGATTACCCGTTCAAGCGCGTCCAGGGGAGGCCGTGGCCGCTGCCCTCGCCCGGAAAGTTCTATAGTTTTCCGGACCAAGTGCGAGCGTATTATCAGAATGCTGCCTTCCTGTCTGATCTTGAGCTTCAGTTCGAGAACCTCTGCAGCCGGGTCTACTACCTTGGCCCCTTGCGTCAGGACCCCGCACGTCAGTACATCTGGTCAGGAGGCCGGCCCATTGATGTGGGCCGAAGAGGTGAACTCGCGGTTGAGGCGTTGATCGCCTCGCAGGCCGACGGGAAGACCAATGCGCGTGGATTCGTCAAGCGAAAAGACGGTCCACGCCGTACGAGGTTGATAACTGTGGAAGAGCACGTAGCCTCCTGGCTCAAAGAACTCGGACTGATTCATTCATTCGCGGTGGAATCGGTTGACGACAGAGGGACTCTCTATCGTGTTCAGGTGACGCGCTCGGCCGGGAGCACGCCTGTTCTTCTCACGGATGTCGGCTTCGGCGTCAGCCAGATACTTCCAGTGCTGGTTCTGCTGGCCTATGCGCCGGAAGGGGCCACGGTCATTCTCGAGCAGCCAGAAATCCATCTGCATCCTGCGGTGCAGAGCGGGCTCGCCGACGTGATCATTGAGGCGGCGAAGGTCCGCAACATCCAAGTTGTCGTCGAGAGTCACTCCGAGCACTTTCTCACGCGCCTGCAACGTCGCATCGCCGAAAGGGACGTCGGCAGAGGGATAAGACTCGAGCCCGAGGACTGCCTGCTCTACTTCTGCCAGACGGATGGTGCGGCCTCCAGGATCGACCGGCTCGACCTCGACGCCTTCGGTAACATCACGAACTGGCCGGATGATTTCTTCGGCAACCCGTTCGAGGAGGCCGCCGCCATGAACCGCGCAGCCCGTAACCGAGCGATTGACGAGAAAACCGGTTGA